From the genome of Prevotella herbatica, one region includes:
- a CDS encoding 3'-5' exonuclease: MSNTFIPDASQQKVIDINNGYHLVLAPPGCGKTQILACRVGHAHDVGVPYSEMLCLTFTNRAARGMQQRINDNINDDTSDLFVGNVHRFCSRYLYDSCIVAASSSIIDDTDALSIMCQYTNDDEQEVTASYKRMREYNEAIFLSHLMYQINHEYPRDLRLHADCLNSDDVKVLDAICKSHKMPFTAKSMNDIYMNTDFYRDSCSELGMQQIIYVTLKKMQLARNYEKYKETNNLLDFEDILLLSYDSLKNKSLETTKESKSTYSWIQVDEVQDLNPLQLAIIDLLSPQEDNKVVVYLGDPQQSIFSFMGAKMSTLELLSNRCKRNIHTLSHNHRSPKYLLDTFNAYAVETLNISPDILPTTDYVPQTIGNELQLFQSETIDTEYLDAAQQAIRLGDESAEDTTAIIVSSNRDADAVSNALKTMHASHFKISGDDLFSSPQIKLLFAHLTILSNENNFIAWARLLNGMKVFQTTTAARNFVQSCEDRAMLPLDFLLYEDSTYIQQFVRAYETKEITIFDTETTGLDVFNDDILQIAAVKIRNGKIVDGSQLSIYLESDKPIPEMLGDIVNPIIEERKHQSLVSRKDALKKFLDYIGDSVLLGHNADYDINILKNNVRRELGEEEINDKLMSPYIDSLRLIKLLRPQLRQYKLKYLLEMLHLEGENSHLADADVDATRSLVEYCYSKAKEVVDSQLQFMQQKRVKDRVETLRDNYGKIYAETRNMLWKETGDNKILVSKLKQMYDNLLAADIIQPLDNISYIFNYIASDVINSSDNSALITQLSNHMLEINTLKEADLCGSDTINEKIFVTTVHKAKGLEFDNVIVFDAIEGRYPNYYSKNNKTMLDEDARKFYVAITRTRKRLIIMQSCFRVDYRGYRQPVPLTRFADSIKKSSNIWSVVSNKK, encoded by the coding sequence ATGAGCAACACATTTATACCTGATGCCAGCCAGCAAAAAGTGATAGATATCAATAATGGATATCATTTGGTTTTGGCACCTCCAGGATGCGGTAAGACGCAGATTTTAGCATGTAGGGTAGGGCACGCACACGATGTTGGAGTACCATACAGTGAAATGCTTTGTCTAACGTTCACAAATCGTGCAGCTCGTGGTATGCAACAGCGAATAAACGACAATATAAATGATGATACATCCGACTTGTTTGTGGGTAACGTACATCGTTTCTGTTCACGTTATCTATATGATTCTTGTATTGTTGCGGCATCATCATCGATTATTGATGATACCGACGCATTAAGTATAATGTGCCAATATACTAATGATGATGAACAGGAAGTGACTGCAAGTTATAAGCGAATGCGAGAATATAATGAAGCTATTTTCCTTTCGCATTTGATGTACCAGATAAACCATGAATATCCACGTGACCTAAGACTTCATGCTGATTGCTTAAATAGTGATGATGTTAAGGTACTTGACGCTATTTGTAAATCACATAAAATGCCGTTTACTGCAAAGTCGATGAATGACATTTATATGAATACTGATTTCTATAGAGATAGTTGTAGTGAACTAGGTATGCAGCAGATCATATATGTGACGCTGAAGAAAATGCAGTTGGCTCGAAACTATGAAAAATACAAAGAAACAAACAATCTTCTTGACTTTGAAGATATCTTATTATTGTCTTATGACAGTTTAAAGAATAAATCTTTAGAGACGACGAAAGAATCGAAATCAACATATTCATGGATTCAAGTTGACGAAGTTCAGGATTTAAATCCTCTCCAATTAGCAATTATAGATTTACTTTCTCCGCAAGAAGATAATAAAGTTGTAGTATATCTAGGTGATCCGCAGCAATCAATATTCTCATTTATGGGGGCTAAAATGTCAACATTAGAATTACTTAGCAACCGCTGTAAGAGGAATATACACACATTAAGTCATAATCACCGTTCTCCAAAATACCTGCTTGACACATTTAATGCTTATGCAGTTGAAACTCTGAATATTTCACCAGACATCTTACCAACTACAGATTATGTTCCACAAACTATAGGTAATGAATTGCAATTGTTTCAATCCGAAACGATAGATACTGAATATCTGGATGCAGCACAACAAGCGATAAGACTGGGGGACGAATCGGCAGAAGACACGACTGCTATTATCGTGAGTTCAAACCGTGATGCTGACGCTGTAAGCAATGCTTTGAAGACTATGCATGCAAGTCATTTCAAAATATCAGGCGATGATTTATTTTCGTCGCCGCAGATAAAACTTCTTTTTGCGCATCTCACGATATTATCTAATGAAAATAACTTTATTGCATGGGCCAGACTATTAAACGGAATGAAAGTCTTTCAGACCACAACTGCTGCACGTAATTTTGTGCAGTCATGTGAAGATCGTGCTATGTTGCCATTAGACTTCTTGTTATATGAAGATTCCACTTATATACAGCAGTTTGTCAGAGCCTATGAAACAAAAGAAATAACGATTTTTGATACAGAAACAACTGGATTAGACGTATTCAATGACGATATATTGCAGATAGCAGCGGTAAAGATACGCAATGGAAAGATTGTAGATGGTTCGCAGTTGTCTATTTACTTGGAAAGTGATAAGCCAATACCAGAGATGCTAGGTGATATCGTGAATCCTATAATCGAGGAGAGAAAACATCAATCGCTTGTGTCACGTAAGGATGCGTTAAAGAAATTCTTGGATTACATTGGAGACTCCGTACTCCTAGGTCATAATGCAGATTACGACATAAATATATTAAAAAACAATGTAAGACGAGAACTTGGTGAAGAAGAAATCAACGATAAATTGATGTCACCATACATAGATAGTTTACGATTGATAAAACTATTACGTCCACAGTTGCGCCAATACAAACTTAAATACCTGTTGGAAATGCTGCATCTTGAAGGCGAAAATAGTCACCTAGCCGACGCTGATGTTGATGCAACACGCAGTCTTGTGGAATATTGTTATTCAAAAGCAAAAGAAGTTGTGGATAGTCAGTTGCAATTTATGCAACAGAAAAGAGTAAAAGACAGAGTAGAGACTTTGCGTGATAATTATGGTAAAATATATGCTGAAACACGCAATATGCTTTGGAAAGAGACAGGAGATAATAAAATATTGGTTTCTAAACTGAAACAGATGTATGACAATCTTTTAGCAGCAGATATCATTCAGCCATTAGATAATATATCATACATATTCAATTATATAGCATCAGACGTTATTAATTCATCAGATAATTCAGCATTGATCACCCAATTGAGCAATCACATGCTTGAAATAAACACTTTGAAAGAAGCTGATTTGTGCGGTAGTGATACGATAAATGAAAAAATATTCGTGACAACAGTGCACAAGGCAAAAGGATTGGAGTTTGACAATGTAATCGTCTTTGATGCAATCGAAGGCAGATATCCTAATTATTACAGTAAGAATAATAAAACAATGCTTGATGAAGATGCTCGAAAATTTTATGTTGCAATAACAAGAACTCGAAAGCGACTCATCATTATGCAGAGTTGCTTTCGGGTTGATTATCGTGGATATAGGCAACCTGTGCCTCTTACCAGATTTGCCGATTCAATAAAGAAAAGTTCAAATATCTGGTCGGTTGTATCAAACAAAAAATAA
- a CDS encoding fimbrillin family protein, with protein MVKKYLRGINVSFLLLIIISTFSSCANEMNILEGNNNEQINFSVSVPEWQNTDSLSSSKTSRATPITDASLSTSNTFNLIADQNDGAGNYSTLINNAAVSSTNNIWQTTPSHYYWSGITNKTINFYAYYPTSISGNISHTVGSAPTLSYIVPNDAVNQIDIMTATANNISGNTNSSTPLIFNHIFAAVKFAVGINGLPSGTIKSITITGIKNTGIYTFGSGWSPSSATSSFTVLPSTTITGSAGANITSDVYTLMMIPQAFNNATVSLVYNNGTTFSTTISGAWTANDIYTYNLSKTIVFNYDYTGTVQTFTAPYTGTYRLEVWGAQSGGWGSHTNAPGGYAGGYKRLTQGDILYIVVGGKGYDVNYYADGTSYNGGGIGSIPEGKYGGGGATHIATHAGLLKDLSAYKSTVLVVGGGAGSNGSWADQDISKYLSGGGEVGLGSNTIYYLNANTTSTTKGNTGGTQTGVGPDGIKGGFGYGGNAADYGGAGGGGWYGGNAAGDGGVVIGTNGGGGSGYIGGVNNGAFQTGVRYGNGYARISFVSAN; from the coding sequence ATGGTAAAGAAGTATTTGCGAGGTATCAATGTATCATTTTTATTATTGATTATTATTTCTACGTTTTCTTCATGTGCAAACGAAATGAATATTCTTGAAGGAAATAATAATGAACAAATTAACTTTTCTGTATCTGTACCCGAATGGCAAAATACAGATTCATTGTCTAGCTCTAAGACCTCACGTGCAACCCCAATTACTGATGCATCATTAAGCACTTCCAACACATTTAACCTAATAGCAGATCAAAATGACGGAGCTGGCAATTACAGTACATTAATTAATAATGCGGCTGTATCTTCCACTAATAACATATGGCAGACAACTCCTTCTCATTATTATTGGTCAGGAATCACTAATAAGACGATAAACTTCTACGCATACTACCCTACTAGTATTTCTGGTAACATTTCTCATACCGTTGGATCTGCGCCAACACTATCATATATAGTCCCAAATGATGCAGTTAACCAGATTGATATAATGACAGCTACAGCTAATAATATTAGTGGAAATACCAATTCTTCTACCCCATTGATATTCAATCATATTTTTGCAGCTGTAAAGTTTGCGGTTGGTATTAACGGACTACCTAGCGGAACCATAAAATCAATAACTATAACAGGAATAAAAAATACTGGCATATACACTTTTGGAAGTGGATGGAGTCCTAGTTCTGCAACATCATCATTTACTGTATTGCCATCTACTACAATAACAGGATCTGCCGGAGCAAATATTACATCTGATGTTTATACATTGATGATGATTCCTCAAGCTTTTAATAATGCAACTGTTTCATTAGTTTACAATAATGGAACTACGTTTTCTACAACAATATCTGGAGCATGGACTGCAAATGATATTTATACTTATAATCTGTCAAAAACAATAGTTTTTAATTATGATTATACAGGTACTGTACAGACATTTACTGCACCTTACACAGGAACATACAGGTTAGAAGTTTGGGGAGCACAAAGTGGAGGGTGGGGATCACATACAAATGCTCCAGGTGGATATGCTGGCGGTTATAAAAGGCTAACACAGGGAGATATCTTATACATAGTTGTAGGTGGTAAAGGTTATGATGTTAATTACTATGCTGATGGAACTAGCTATAATGGTGGCGGTATCGGATCTATACCTGAAGGAAAATATGGCGGCGGAGGTGCTACTCATATTGCGACACATGCCGGTCTTTTAAAAGATCTTTCGGCCTACAAATCAACAGTTTTAGTAGTTGGTGGAGGAGCCGGAAGCAATGGTTCATGGGCTGATCAAGACATATCAAAATATTTAAGTGGCGGCGGAGAGGTTGGATTAGGTAGTAATACCATATATTATTTAAATGCTAATACAACAAGCACTACAAAAGGAAATACTGGTGGCACTCAGACAGGAGTTGGTCCTGATGGTATAAAAGGTGGATTTGGATATGGTGGTAACGCTGCTGATTATGGTGGTGCCGGAGGTGGTGGGTGGTATGGCGGTAATGCCGCAGGAGATGGCGGAGTCGTAATAGGAACAAATGGAGGTGGTGGTTCTGGTTATATCGGTGGAGTAAACAATGGAGCTTTTCAGACTGGAGTTCGTTATGGTAATGGTTACGCCCGAATAAGCTTCGTTTCAGCTAATTAA
- a CDS encoding fimbrillin family protein, which produces MGKKYLLRINVSLLLLIIISMFCSCTNEMNMLDGNNNEQINFFVSVPSWKGNDSIASNSAKTETRATPITDASLGTDKTFGIIADVVNGSNYITEINQEVVSYNTTNKIWETVADHYWPGANKTVNFYAYYPASITNGTITHTASTTPILTYTVPADATTQVDIMTATGTNVSGNSNSSTPLSFNHIFAAIQFSVGSAGIGSGTISSISIGNVANSGTYTFGSGWSNVTGSKTFTISQSKTITGISGEDIYSGNYTLMMVPQNINNITITISYSNGGTLTKTISGTWEAGKVYKYHLSYAPKTFDYTGTVQTYTIPVTGTYKLEVWGAQGGGGGYGGYAFGNIYLTQSSLLYFCIGGAGTYNLNGSILSNPLTAGYNGGGYGQCGGGGATHIAITNRGVLKNYLSYQAEILLVAGGGGGGDGTPVGVGGGTTGGDGTSSGSGGTQTTGGTGIGSGSFGQGGNIGTTNNDSAGAGGGGWYGGGSSGQPQIGSGGGGSGHIGTSLISGSTGMSNGVRSGDGYARITFVSAN; this is translated from the coding sequence ATGGGAAAGAAGTATTTGCTTAGGATAAATGTATCGCTTCTGTTATTAATCATTATTTCCATGTTTTGTTCATGTACTAACGAAATGAATATGCTTGATGGAAATAATAATGAACAAATTAACTTTTTTGTATCTGTCCCTTCTTGGAAGGGTAATGATTCTATAGCTAGCAATTCTGCTAAAACAGAAACACGTGCAACTCCAATAACAGATGCTTCTCTTGGAACTGATAAAACATTTGGAATAATTGCGGATGTTGTAAATGGAAGTAATTATATAACAGAAATAAACCAAGAAGTCGTTTCGTATAATACAACCAATAAGATTTGGGAAACAGTAGCTGATCATTATTGGCCTGGCGCAAACAAAACGGTTAATTTCTATGCGTACTACCCCGCAAGTATCACAAATGGAACTATAACTCACACGGCAAGTACAACTCCAATATTAACATACACAGTTCCCGCAGACGCAACAACTCAAGTAGATATAATGACGGCTACAGGGACTAATGTTAGTGGAAACTCAAATTCATCTACACCTTTATCCTTTAATCATATATTTGCAGCAATTCAATTTTCTGTAGGAAGTGCTGGAATTGGCAGTGGAACAATCTCCTCAATATCAATAGGTAATGTTGCTAATTCAGGAACATATACATTTGGTAGTGGCTGGTCAAATGTAACAGGTTCCAAAACATTCACTATATCACAGTCAAAGACAATTACAGGAATTTCTGGAGAAGATATTTATTCAGGAAATTATACCCTGATGATGGTACCTCAAAATATTAATAATATAACAATAACAATCTCTTATAGTAATGGAGGGACACTTACTAAAACTATATCAGGCACATGGGAAGCTGGAAAGGTATATAAATATCATTTATCTTATGCACCAAAGACTTTTGATTATACGGGTACAGTTCAAACCTACACCATACCAGTTACAGGTACATATAAGTTGGAAGTATGGGGTGCGCAAGGCGGAGGCGGTGGATATGGTGGATATGCATTTGGGAATATATATTTAACTCAAAGTTCTTTATTATACTTTTGTATAGGTGGAGCTGGGACTTATAATCTTAATGGAAGTATTTTGTCTAATCCTCTTACCGCTGGATATAATGGTGGTGGTTATGGACAATGTGGAGGAGGAGGGGCCACACATATTGCGATAACTAATAGAGGAGTTCTTAAAAATTATCTATCATATCAAGCAGAAATACTACTTGTTGCAGGTGGTGGTGGTGGTGGTGATGGTACCCCAGTTGGTGTTGGTGGAGGTACAACTGGCGGAGATGGAACCTCCAGTGGTTCCGGAGGTACACAAACCACAGGTGGTACAGGCATAGGAAGTGGCTCTTTTGGACAAGGAGGAAATATTGGAACGACGAATAACGATTCCGCTGGAGCTGGAGGTGGTGGTTGGTACGGTGGAGGATCGTCAGGACAACCTCAGATTGGCTCAGGAGGTGGCGGTTCTGGACATATTGGAACTAGTTTAATAAGTGGATCTACAGGTATGAGTAATGGAGTACGTTCTGGTGATGGCTATGCAAGAATAACTTTCGTTTCAGCCAATTAA
- a CDS encoding fimbrillin family protein encodes MYSKNRYKKKGSLLSLFIVSITIVLLCSCSNEDFVYSDLSTNKISFKAIASASWSDGNSNSSSAESKISRAVCQSNEHGPIIVKSELKHALYLHPVTQIGIHILNSKDKPVTKSGTRILDESTETVVPTRGAPYVSANMINSFGVLAYRIPSTATDVSGTAPDFINNQQVSTSGSIWKTGADYFWPDNGDKLSFFAYTPFGNNDVTVASASSTGTPSITYTANTDVTKQPDLMVAKTLNQTRNTISIAAGVDMSFSHALTVITFAVGKDMVPGVFKSLSIKNAITTATYNLSTNTWNTSSGTSTGNMTINLNGTTGITIDGTSDVALTSGTTTMMMIPQTFASGSTAVIEAVFNNGNGDKTLTASLAGTIWNPGTSIIYKLSTSSVNTMTLGAISYPSSWGGTVAPVSSFNSGEAVGIYVVDQNNNIKNSNVKATYNGSSWILDNNILFSPQYKYFVYYPYKSSQTSSVTAAATTADAFFNNLISGWSVTANQNTTSDFKGNDLQVAMGTISNTASSITFDMAHKMGLAVITLGTKSVPTTRTYTGGNSTYSDSSDKTIVTASSNFSGNQPLLYNNKYYYIAKAGSGTTFNSITADNDAWSAPLSATISSGSYSALTATNTSRTFYKFIANFNYTGAVQSFTIPLYGTSKFECWGAQGSCGGVSGNFGTGGNGGYARGYTNLVGSSALTIVIGGQGSQSNVFPSLSPYTGGYNGGGNGQEGGGGATHIASYNRGLLSNYVNNQSEVYIVAGGGGGPDGGDNGGAGGGSNGGNGIDIPNTYNTQGYGYGGTQSEGGIGGNKGTFGRGGNSYDSGTDSCGGGGGGWYGGGGGKDVSSPGGGGSGYIGGVSSGYMDSGVREGNGYAVITWIP; translated from the coding sequence ATGTATAGTAAGAATAGATATAAGAAGAAAGGCTCATTATTATCATTATTTATAGTATCAATTACAATAGTACTTCTATGCTCATGCTCAAATGAAGACTTTGTATATTCTGATTTATCCACGAATAAGATTTCGTTTAAAGCCATTGCTTCAGCCTCTTGGAGTGATGGTAATTCTAATAGTTCATCCGCGGAATCCAAAATAAGTCGTGCCGTTTGTCAAAGTAATGAACATGGTCCTATTATTGTGAAATCAGAGCTGAAGCATGCACTTTACCTGCACCCTGTAACACAAATAGGAATACATATACTGAATTCCAAAGATAAACCTGTAACTAAAAGTGGAACACGCATTCTGGACGAGTCAACCGAAACTGTCGTTCCTACCCGTGGAGCACCTTACGTATCTGCCAATATGATTAATTCATTTGGCGTTCTTGCTTACAGAATACCAAGTACTGCTACAGATGTAAGTGGTACAGCGCCGGATTTCATAAATAATCAACAAGTTAGTACTTCTGGAAGCATCTGGAAAACGGGTGCTGACTATTTCTGGCCAGACAATGGTGATAAACTGTCTTTCTTCGCCTATACTCCTTTTGGTAACAATGATGTGACCGTTGCGAGTGCTTCGTCAACTGGTACGCCATCTATAACATATACAGCTAATACTGATGTGACAAAACAACCAGACCTGATGGTTGCCAAGACATTGAATCAGACAAGAAATACCATATCCATTGCGGCAGGAGTTGATATGTCATTCTCTCATGCTCTTACAGTCATAACTTTTGCCGTTGGTAAGGATATGGTGCCTGGTGTTTTCAAGAGTTTATCAATAAAAAACGCAATAACTACAGCAACTTATAATCTTTCTACTAATACTTGGAACACAAGTAGTGGTACAAGTACAGGTAATATGACTATAAATCTGAATGGTACTACTGGTATCACCATTGATGGTACATCTGATGTTGCTCTAACAAGTGGTACAACCACAATGATGATGATACCCCAAACTTTTGCATCAGGTAGTACTGCTGTCATTGAGGCTGTGTTCAATAATGGAAACGGAGACAAGACTCTTACTGCCTCTCTGGCAGGAACTATATGGAACCCTGGTACATCTATTATATATAAGTTGTCAACATCTTCGGTTAACACTATGACATTAGGAGCTATTTCCTACCCTAGTTCTTGGGGAGGAACCGTGGCGCCAGTTTCAAGTTTTAACAGCGGAGAAGCTGTTGGCATATATGTAGTGGATCAGAACAATAATATAAAGAATTCAAATGTAAAAGCTACTTATAATGGCAGTAGTTGGATTTTAGATAATAACATTTTATTTTCTCCACAGTATAAGTATTTCGTTTATTATCCGTATAAATCATCTCAAACATCAAGCGTTACGGCTGCAGCAACTACAGCTGACGCATTTTTTAATAATCTCATTTCTGGTTGGTCTGTTACAGCAAATCAAAACACAACAAGTGATTTTAAAGGAAATGACCTGCAAGTTGCCATGGGAACAATAAGCAATACAGCTAGCAGTATTACTTTTGATATGGCACACAAAATGGGACTAGCTGTTATAACTCTAGGAACAAAGAGTGTTCCTACAACACGGACATATACGGGAGGAAATTCAACATATTCCGATTCTTCTGATAAGACAATAGTTACCGCATCAAGTAATTTCTCTGGAAATCAACCTTTGCTTTACAATAATAAGTATTATTATATAGCAAAGGCAGGCTCAGGTACGACATTCAACAGCATTACAGCAGATAATGATGCATGGTCAGCTCCTCTTTCTGCAACTATCTCATCAGGGAGCTATTCTGCATTAACAGCAACTAATACAAGTCGTACTTTTTATAAATTCATTGCAAACTTCAACTATACAGGTGCTGTTCAAAGTTTTACTATACCTTTATATGGAACAAGCAAATTTGAATGTTGGGGAGCACAAGGTTCCTGTGGCGGTGTAAGTGGCAACTTTGGCACTGGTGGTAACGGAGGTTATGCTAGAGGTTATACTAATCTAGTAGGAAGTAGTGCGCTAACTATCGTTATAGGTGGGCAAGGTTCGCAATCAAATGTTTTTCCTAGCCTTTCACCTTACACTGGAGGTTACAATGGTGGTGGAAACGGGCAAGAGGGCGGCGGCGGTGCTACCCACATAGCAAGTTATAATCGCGGTCTATTATCTAACTATGTCAACAATCAGTCAGAGGTTTATATAGTTGCTGGCGGTGGCGGTGGTCCAGATGGTGGAGATAATGGTGGTGCTGGTGGTGGAAGTAACGGCGGAAATGGTATTGACATTCCTAATACATACAATACTCAAGGATATGGATACGGAGGTACTCAGTCCGAAGGTGGTATTGGAGGAAATAAAGGAACTTTTGGTAGGGGAGGAAATTCATATGATAGCGGAACTGACTCATGCGGCGGTGGTGGTGGCGGCTGGTATGGTGGCGGAGGCGGAAAAGATGTTTCATCCCCTGGTGGTGGCGGTTCTGGTTACATCGGTGGAGTATCAAGTGGTTACATGGACAGTGGAGTACGTGAAGGTAACGGCTATGCTGTAATAACGTGGATTCCATAA
- a CDS encoding fimbrillin family protein, with product MTRTFLRGINVSFLLLIIISTFSSCANEMNIFEGDNNRQINFSVSAPEWKNTDSLATVKASRAMPVGGTSLSTSNTFNLIADQNDGAGNYTTLINSQAVSYTNNMWKTSNNYYWSGTANKTMNFYAYYPSDISNISHTAGSAPTLSYTVPNDVVNQIDIMTAATNNVTGNTNSSTSLAFSHIFAAVQFSIGSAGMPTGTITGITLNNILYKGVYNFNGTWTQDATVKSSFSQTVSSSTTAGTAITSGTTTFMMMPQTLRSDASITVTYSNGSTLTQSIAGTWTAGNIYTYNISKTIPVANFGYTGNVQTYTVPFTGTYKLEVWGAQGTSYIKGTGGNGGYSYGTISLTKNKVLYVCVGGQGNSPTYSSDYSYSVSGKSLGGTGGYNGGGNGGDGFTAYSGCGGGGGATHIATYNGVLKELSSNQASVVIVAGGGGSTSEAAGGGINGISSTNGTYTSAGGGQTSGYQFGQGQAGYTKTAYGSSGAEGNGGAGGGWYGGYSYQTGNGNGTNIGGGGGSGHLGSGVTGSTIAGNTSFTDYDGTTVTGHAGNGYARITFVSAN from the coding sequence ATGACAAGAACGTTTTTGCGAGGTATCAATGTGTCATTTTTATTATTAATTATTATCTCTACATTTTCTTCATGTGCAAATGAAATGAATATTTTTGAAGGAGATAATAATAGACAAATTAACTTTTCTGTATCTGCACCCGAATGGAAGAATACAGATTCATTAGCAACTGTAAAAGCTTCACGTGCAATGCCTGTAGGTGGCACATCATTAAGCACTTCCAATACTTTTAACTTAATAGCAGACCAAAATGATGGAGCTGGCAACTACACTACATTGATAAATAGTCAAGCTGTTAGTTATACCAATAATATGTGGAAAACATCAAATAATTATTATTGGTCAGGAACTGCAAATAAAACCATGAACTTCTATGCATATTATCCAAGTGACATTAGTAATATTTCTCATACAGCAGGCTCTGCACCAACTTTATCATATACAGTTCCAAATGATGTGGTCAACCAGATTGATATAATGACTGCTGCAACTAATAATGTTACTGGCAACACAAATTCTTCAACATCTTTAGCTTTTAGTCATATATTTGCTGCGGTACAGTTTAGTATAGGTAGCGCCGGTATGCCTACAGGAACAATAACCGGTATTACTTTGAATAACATATTATATAAAGGTGTTTATAACTTTAATGGGACATGGACTCAAGATGCTACAGTAAAAAGCTCTTTTTCCCAAACAGTATCATCTTCTACAACTGCCGGTACCGCAATAACATCAGGGACTACAACATTTATGATGATGCCGCAGACTTTAAGGAGTGATGCAAGTATTACTGTTACATATAGCAATGGTAGTACACTTACTCAATCTATAGCTGGAACATGGACTGCAGGAAATATATATACATATAATATTTCGAAAACGATACCTGTAGCGAATTTTGGTTATACAGGTAATGTTCAAACTTATACGGTTCCTTTCACAGGAACTTATAAATTAGAAGTTTGGGGGGCACAAGGAACAAGCTATATTAAAGGAACAGGTGGTAATGGTGGATATTCATATGGCACCATTTCACTAACTAAAAATAAAGTCTTATATGTTTGCGTTGGCGGGCAAGGAAATTCTCCTACATATTCTTCAGATTATTCTTATAGTGTTTCTGGTAAAAGTTTAGGTGGAACTGGTGGGTATAATGGTGGTGGAAACGGAGGAGATGGTTTCACAGCTTATTCTGGTTGTGGTGGTGGAGGCGGTGCTACACACATTGCAACATATAATGGCGTATTAAAAGAACTATCATCAAATCAAGCTTCTGTTGTTATAGTTGCAGGTGGAGGAGGTTCTACTAGTGAAGCTGCAGGTGGAGGTATAAATGGCATATCTAGTACAAATGGAACATATACTAGCGCTGGTGGTGGGCAAACTTCAGGATATCAATTCGGACAAGGCCAAGCTGGTTATACTAAAACTGCTTATGGTAGTTCTGGTGCAGAAGGTAATGGAGGTGCTGGTGGTGGTTGGTATGGTGGATATTCATATCAGACAGGAAATGGAAATGGTACAAATATTGGTGGTGGAGGTGGATCTGGACATCTTGGTTCTGGAGTTACAGGATCCACTATAGCAGGTAATACTTCTTTTACAGATTATGATGGAACAACTGTTACCGGACATGCTGGCAATGGTTATGCAAGAATAACATTTGTATCAGCAAATTAA